In Actinomycetes bacterium, the DNA window ACTCCTGCCACCTCCACCCCGGACTCGGGTTCGTTGCGCCCAAGCCGTGAAGGAGACGCTCTCGACAATGTCGGGTTCGTCTTTCTTCAGCGATCCGGACGGCAACGGCGGGGCCGTGCAGCAGATACGCGCTCGCGAGTAGGCCCGGCGCAGTCCTCGAGCGCCTGGCCAGGCACCTGGCCTGACGGGGCGGTCGCCGGCCGCGCGGGATCAGCGCAGAGGATAGAGCCGGCGCAGCTCGTCCAGGAACGGCCGGCCCTCGGCACGGGTGCCTGCGGGCGTGTGCGCGGGGTCGAGCCGGCCGGTGAACAGCCGCACCAGCGCCTCGGTCGGCAGCCGCAGGGACCCCGACACCTCCCCGTCCTCGGCCGGGCCCAGGCCCAGGTGGGCCTGGTCGCCGAGGGCCAGGACGAACCGGCGGGCGGGGTCGCTGGTCTCGATGGCCAGCCGGGCGGGCGCGAGCGCGCCGAGCACCTTGTCGTCGACGAGACTGGCCCCGAACGGCAGCAGCTCCACCAGCAGCTCGACCGCCTCGGCGTCCACAGGTAGCTCGGGCTCGAAGACCACGTGCACCTCCCAGCCGTGCATTGCCTGCTCATTCAGGGAGAAGGCAAGGAAGGTGGGCAGGTCGACGTGGCCGACGATGATCTGGTAGGGGCGGAGCCGGCGCCGTTCGGCGCCGTCGAGCGCGTCGACGGCGTCGAACAGGCGGGGGACCGCGTCGGCGAACGCGGCGGCCTGCTGCTGTGGTGAGCGGGCGTCCCAGCGTGCCCAGACCGGACGGACGTCGTCTGGGCCGAGCGGCGTGGTGTCGGCGCGGGCGGCCTGGAGCTGGGCGAGGGTGATCTCGGCGCCCCTGCCCAGGTGGGACAGCACCTGCGCGATGGACCAGTCGATGCGGTAGGACCGGCGGGTGAGGTCCGCTTCGCCGAGCCTGCTGACGCGTGCGGTCAGTTCGTCGTGGCAGCGGCGCAGCGCCGCGAGTAGGCGGTCGGCTGGTGCGGTCACCATTGCCAGCTCGGGCATCGTCGCCTCCTGACCCGTCGCGACCTCGCTCACGGCGCGTGATCATCCCATACCATACTAAAGGAACGAAACGGCGTCCTAGCTGCGGAGCAGCGTGAGCACGGCGAGCACGCGACGGTTCACGTCCGGGGAGGGCTCCAGGCCGAGCTTGCGAAACATCTGGGCAGATGCCGCTTTGACGGTTCGTTCGCTGATCCCGAGTTCGCCGGCGATGCCGGAAGCGGATGTCGACGATCGCACGTCGGGCTGGTCTAGGGTCACCATTCGTAGGAGGTCGTCAGCGTCGGTCGCCTCCCCGACGACCTCGACGCCGGCCTCGGAGAGCAGCCGCGCGAGTCCCGAGTTGGTGAGCGTTCGGTTGTCCACATTCTGGCCGGGGCCGTCCAACCTCGTCCCGGGGCCACGTAGGTTCGCCGCATGCCGAGCGCCGCCGCCTTGCCCAGCCTTCACCCCGCCGGGGTGGCGTGAGCGGTGCTGGCCAGGCTCGCGACCGCCGCGCTGGTGGGCCTTGCCGCCCACCCGGTGCGCACCGAGGTCGACATCAGCCGTGGCCTGCCCGCGGTCACCATCGTCGGCCTCGGCGACACCGCCG includes these proteins:
- a CDS encoding maleylpyruvate isomerase N-terminal domain-containing protein — protein: MPELAMVTAPADRLLAALRRCHDELTARVSRLGEADLTRRSYRIDWSIAQVLSHLGRGAEITLAQLQAARADTTPLGPDDVRPVWARWDARSPQQQAAAFADAVPRLFDAVDALDGAERRRLRPYQIIVGHVDLPTFLAFSLNEQAMHGWEVHVVFEPELPVDAEAVELLVELLPFGASLVDDKVLGALAPARLAIETSDPARRFVLALGDQAHLGLGPAEDGEVSGSLRLPTEALVRLFTGRLDPAHTPAGTRAEGRPFLDELRRLYPLR
- a CDS encoding LuxR C-terminal-related transcriptional regulator encodes the protein MDGPGQNVDNRTLTNSGLARLLSEAGVEVVGEATDADDLLRMVTLDQPDVRSSTSASGIAGELGISERTVKAASAQMFRKLGLEPSPDVNRRVLAVLTLLRS